A window of Deltaproteobacteria bacterium genomic DNA:
GGTGGGGGCCCGGGACAGCGGCATGACCCAGCACGTCCACACCCTCTGCAATGCCCTGGACATTCCCTTCTCGGACTTCGACCCGGTCTACCTGGGCTTCCCCGAGGGGGCCGACGCGCTGGTGGCTGGGGAAGTGGACGTGCAGTTCCAGTGTCCCATCCCCAACGTGGTGATGACGGAATTGAGCGAGCGCGCGCGGGTCAAGGTGGTCCCTTACCGGGAAGAGCAGATACAGGAAGTGCTGTCCAAGGTGTTCTACTACCGCCGGGTGGTGATGCGCCGCGGCGCCTTCCAAGGAGTGGAGGAGGACACGCCGCAGCTCGCGGTGCTCAACGTCGTGGTGACCCACGAGCGCGTGGACGAGGAGCTGGTGTACGCGCTGGCGTCGACGATGGTGCGCAACGCCGAAAGACTTGCCCGCCTCAATCCCCTCTTCGAAAGCCTTGACGAGTTGTACGAAACGCTTCGGAGCCAGGGTCCGAGCGCGCTGGAGCCGGGCGGGGTGCCGCTGCATCCCGGAGCCCTGAGGGCGTACCGGGATGCGGGCTACCTGTGATCGAAACTTGAATCGAGGCGGACGACGTCCGCGTTACGCGGATGCCCCGGCGGCCGCGTCGTCCTGCTCTCCCCGCCGCTGAAAGTAGTCCTTGGCGACGTCCGGGAACAGCGTGTAGGAAAGCACGTCTTCCTCGCTTGCGGCGAGGTCGCCGATTTCCTCGCGTTTCTTCTCCATGCAGGGTTTCAGGAGGTCGGCGGGGCGGCAGGTGATGGGATCCTTCTTTCCCAGGACCATGGCCTTCATCTCTTCGCTCACCGTGCCCGGTGGTTCGCCGTAATGCCCCATGACGTAGTTGCGCACTTCCATGGTCACCACGCCGTAGCGTTTCCCCATGAGGACGTTCAGGGTGGCCTGTGAACCCACGATCTGGCTGGTGGGGGTCACCAGCGGCGGGTAGCCCAGGTCCTTGCGCACCGCCTGGACCTCGGTGAGCACCTCGTCCAGCCGGTTCTCGGCGTTTTGTTGCCGCAACTGGGAGACCAGGTTCGAGAGCATGCCGCCGGGGATCTGCGACTCGACGATGTCGGCGTTGACGCGGTTGCTGATGGCGCTCTCGAACTCGCCGTACTTGCCGCGCACCTCGTTGAAGTACTCGGCGATGCGGGCGAGCTGCTGGAGGTCGAGTCCGGTGTCGTACGGCGTGCCCTTGAGGGCCACCACCACGGCTTCGGTGGCGGGCTGGGAGGTGCCGTCGGAGAGCGTGGAGATGGCCGTGTCGACGATGTCCACCCCGGCTTCCACGGCCATGATGTAGGCCATCTGCGCCATGCCCGTGGTGCAGTGGGAGTGCAGGTGGACGGGGACGTCGAAGCGATCCTTCAGCGCCGCGATGAGTTCCGATGCCACGTAGGGCGACAGCAGCCCGGCCATGTCCTTCACCGCCAGCACGTCGGTGCCGGCGTCCACGAGCTTATCGGCGAAGTCGACGAAGTACTGCGTCGAGTGCACGGGGCTGATGGTGTAGGAAACCGCGGCCTCCAGGGTCTTGCCGGTGCGCTTCACGGTGTCGATTGAGGTCTTCATGTTGCGGATGTCGTTCATGGCGTCGAACACCCGGAAGACGTCGATGCCGTTCTCCGCGGACTTCTCGACAAACGACTCGACGGCGTCGTCGGGGTAGTTGCGGTATCCCACGATGTTCTGGCCCCGCAGCAGCATCTGCAGGCGGGTGTTGGGCATGGCGGCGCGGATCAGCCGCAGGCGCTCCCAGGGATCCTCGTTCAGGTACCGCAAGCAGGCGTCGAAAGTGGCCCCGCCCCACATCTCCACCGACCAGAAACCGACCTTGTCGATCTCCGCCGCGATGGGCAGCATGTCTTCGGTGCGCATGCGCGTCGCCAGCAGGGACTGGTGAGCGTCCCTGAGCACGGTTTCCATGATGCCGACTTTCTTCCCTTCCATCAGTTGTCTCCTAAGTTCTCAAGGGGTGCGGCGTGTTCGCCGGCGCACCAAAATTTAACTGGATAAACTACGGCATGCGTCACAAATTTGCAAATAAAATCGCGCGTGTGCGTGTCGTGGGACGGCGCGGGCCGAGGTGTTTCACGCAACCACGGGCTTGACCGACGGGGCGCGGACGGGCACCGCCAGGCGACCGTGGGCCGCGAGCAGGTAGACGGAGACCCGGGTGCCCTTACCCAGCCGGCTCTCGATTTGCAGCTCGCCGTCGTGGGCTTGGGCGATGTGCTTCACGATGGCGAGGCCGAGTCCGGTGCCTCCCAATTCCCGTGAACGCGCCTTGTCGACACGGTAGAAGCGTTCCGTGAGTCGTGGGAGGTCCTTGTCCGGGATGCCGCAGCCGGTGTCGGACACGTTCAGCACGACCCTGGGCGGGTGGGCGCCGTCAGCGGCGGGCTGGGCCTGGACCTGTACGCTGCCGTCCGCGGAAGTGTACTTGAGGGCGTTGTCGACGAGGTTGATGAGCAACTGCTGGAGCCGGTCCTCGTCTCCGAGGATGTTCTGCGTGTCCGCGCCGACGTGAGCGTTCAGGCGGATGTGCTTCTTCTGGGCCTGGTCGCGAAACAGCTCCAGGACCCGGTCCAGCAGCGGCTGGACGGCCACCTCCTGCATGCGTACGTTCGCGTTGCCCATTTCCAGATCGGACAGCGCCAAGAGGTCGTCGATCAGACGGCCGAGGCGCTCGGAGTGGCGCGTGACGATGTTGAGGAACTGCAGCGCCATACGGGGGTCGTCGGGAGGGTTGTGCAGCAGCGTCTCTGCATAGCCCTGGATGGCGGTCAGCGGCGTGCGCATCTCGTGGGAGACGTTGGCGACAAAATCGGCGCGGATGCGTTCGAGCCGCTTCAATTCGCTGACTTCATGGAAAACCAGCACGTAGCCCAGGAGTCCCTGTCGGGAATGCTCCAGGCGCACCGCGTTCGCCGCGAACCAGCGGTCGTCCCCGAGCGACAACTCCCGGTGGACGGAGTCGCTGTCGGTGTCGCTGTTGAGCACGTCCTGGATAAGCGATTGCATTTCGGGGTGGCGGGAGACCTCCACCGTGGACATGCCCAATACGCTGTCGTCCGCCGGCAGCTTGAAGATTCCCTGGGCCGTCTGGTTCACCAGGATCACCTTGCCCTTGGTGTCCAGCACGATCACCCCTTCCATCATGCAACTCAGGATGGACTGGAGCCGTTCCCTTTCCGCCTTCATGTCCTCGAGGCGGCCGGTGAATGCCCGAGCCAGCCCGTTGAGGCCTTGTTCAAGCGCTCCGAGGTCGTCTCGCCGACGGACAGCGAGTGCCTTGCCTGTCGGCGTGGCCGCATCGGCCTTCCGGCAGAAGGCCACCATGTCCGCGACCCGGCGGCGCGCACGTTGCAGCCACACGACGCCCCCCACCAGCCCCAGTGCGAACAGCAGCCAGAACAGGATCATGAACCACGAGTGAACGGCGTAGCCGTCCGTCCCGGGCGCCGGGATGATCGGGAAGTGCAGATGGACGAAGGCGGGAAACAGGATGGCAAAGCAGGCGAGAAACGCCGCATAGCAGAGCCACAGTCTGGTTGCCGGGCTATTTTTCCAGAGATCTTTCATCCAGTTTGTAGCCCACGCCGCGTACCGTCACGATCCACTCCGGATTGCGGTCGTCGTGTTCGAGGGCTTCCCGGATGCGCCGGATATGCACATCCACCGTGCGTGGAGTCACGTAAACGTCGGATCGCCA
This region includes:
- a CDS encoding pyruvate carboxylase subunit B, which gives rise to MEGKKVGIMETVLRDAHQSLLATRMRTEDMLPIAAEIDKVGFWSVEMWGGATFDACLRYLNEDPWERLRLIRAAMPNTRLQMLLRGQNIVGYRNYPDDAVESFVEKSAENGIDVFRVFDAMNDIRNMKTSIDTVKRTGKTLEAAVSYTISPVHSTQYFVDFADKLVDAGTDVLAVKDMAGLLSPYVASELIAALKDRFDVPVHLHSHCTTGMAQMAYIMAVEAGVDIVDTAISTLSDGTSQPATEAVVVALKGTPYDTGLDLQQLARIAEYFNEVRGKYGEFESAISNRVNADIVESQIPGGMLSNLVSQLRQQNAENRLDEVLTEVQAVRKDLGYPPLVTPTSQIVGSQATLNVLMGKRYGVVTMEVRNYVMGHYGEPPGTVSEEMKAMVLGKKDPITCRPADLLKPCMEKKREEIGDLAASEEDVLSYTLFPDVAKDYFQRRGEQDDAAAGASA
- a CDS encoding ATP-binding protein yields the protein MKDLWKNSPATRLWLCYAAFLACFAILFPAFVHLHFPIIPAPGTDGYAVHSWFMILFWLLFALGLVGGVVWLQRARRRVADMVAFCRKADAATPTGKALAVRRRDDLGALEQGLNGLARAFTGRLEDMKAERERLQSILSCMMEGVIVLDTKGKVILVNQTAQGIFKLPADDSVLGMSTVEVSRHPEMQSLIQDVLNSDTDSDSVHRELSLGDDRWFAANAVRLEHSRQGLLGYVLVFHEVSELKRLERIRADFVANVSHEMRTPLTAIQGYAETLLHNPPDDPRMALQFLNIVTRHSERLGRLIDDLLALSDLEMGNANVRMQEVAVQPLLDRVLELFRDQAQKKHIRLNAHVGADTQNILGDEDRLQQLLINLVDNALKYTSADGSVQVQAQPAADGAHPPRVVLNVSDTGCGIPDKDLPRLTERFYRVDKARSRELGGTGLGLAIVKHIAQAHDGELQIESRLGKGTRVSVYLLAAHGRLAVPVRAPSVKPVVA